The sequence ACCAAGAGGACTACTGTTAAACCTTGTGACCTTAGGCATGATGGTCAGAAGGTGCAGGAACTGCTTGTCTTCAAAACTGAAGCGTTCCCCAAAAAACAGGCAGCAGATCACATTAGAAATGGTGCTGCTTAACACAAATTGGGGGTCAAATGGTTTAcctggagaaaaaaggaaaacgacAGTTGGAAATAGTTAGCAAAGTTACGAATTACAAATACAACTATgtgaaatctttatttaaataaatcatcTCATTTAGCTTATAGTTTCTCTTTGAAGAAAGATTTGACAATGAGAAACAGTCTCAACCATCAACACAAGACAGCATTAtgattaacaaaagaaaaatatccacCTTAATCAATTGAAGTCAACTAAAGCTAATTATCATATGATGATAACATGAAGTTCAATAATGAAGTCATCTGTCTGGATTTCTGGGCTTTTCGACTgcaactcttttctttttctcacttccgctttcctgtttttaaatcgAATTCTTTCATCATCACAATGATTCAataatttgatttgtttttctataaATTTCTAATAAAAAAGTCTCTATTCAATGTGCTTTAAATCACAGtgtgtttctgtcattttacCTTTCGAATTCCCCCTCAGCCATGTCCACTTTATCATTGTTGCTCATCCAAGACTCCAGCTGTGTTATTATTCCACCAGCATCGAGGCCCATAGGTATTGTGCTATTTTCTGCCATTGCTGAATTTCCACCCTTCTATATTAGAATCTACTTGCCAAACATGTTGTTGTACTTCACTGTCTGCTATGGAGTAAATACTTAATATTTGTTTTGGATTGTTTGTTTCTAGAATGTACTCCAGTAGTAATAGGGTGAACGTCTAACACAAggagccacacacacacctacagccCAGTTTAGGATCAACAAATACACTGACACACATTTATTTGTACTGTGAGAGGACTCTGAGGCTGCAAACTCTTCACATAAAGTATATAACTGTAAATCAGCATGGGTAATTTAATCTTTTCCAAGCGCATCAGTCATGTCACAGCAAGCTGACGTTATAAATGATGCTTTAGTGTTTTAGCAGGATATGCAATACTTTATGTTTTCTATGCAAAGATTAAAGAGTTCAGACAAAACAGGATTTGTACATGAATTACAAAATCTGATAGTTGTAGACTTCGCCATATGTTACTAAAttatttgatgtattttatCAAAATGTTAATGCGTGTTGTTGCATTTTGTTacatatttagttttgtttcccTAACCTCTCTTACTACTACAGCCTATTTCTTGTGCAGGCACAAATGAAGAGTTTTGTAGTGTTTCCAAGAAATGTTCTTGTTAttaagtttcctttttttcaaagTGACAGTAACTTCTCAGGTAAATATTGAATTGAACATTTTTTGGTCATATTCAAGCTACTGTACTCGAAAAAGAGTGAAAGACTCGAGCAGTGAttgagggaaaaagaaaaacagcagtccTTTTTCAAATCCaccctcaacatgttgaaaacgCACCTTTAAATGTACGTATGTGAACCCTCAAGTGTTGGCTGACTTCTTGGATCCATTCTTCCATCCCCTTGCGTCCCATCCCAAAGTCTCTCAGGGTTGTGAGTGTGAAGCGTCGCAGCTGGCTCCAGCGCTTCCCATTACTGATTACTAAACCTGAGAAGATGAAATGTCAAGCTTAGGAAAACTTTTACACAAACTGTTATTtgaaatttctttattttcatgtaaaGTTGATTTGGAGTCATGCCAAAGAAATCACTCGTCTTGAAAAATGATATATGGTGTCTTGTTACCATAACCATTGGTAGCTTTGAACAGAAATGGTACGGGCATTCTGCCTGTGAAGTCATCTGCCTGATCCACCAAGGCGTCTTTCACAGCATCATACCCCACCAGAACCACTGTCCGCTGCCAGCCCATGTACAGTGTCATCACAGGACCATAGGTTTCACTGAACTAAGACAAagctaagaagaaaaaaaccttttttgtattCATGCAACGTCAGCACGCagctaaaataaaaatccagacaGTAATGGAGTGTGCtcttgagactgaagaagtcacttggatgagtgacgaaacgtttctcccacaaaacgctacgtccagatgaacagaatccactTTTGGGGAGTGTGCCCTTGTTTATTCTTAAGTTACTGAACAATTTAACAATATGAAAAATCCTGGAGGTCCTGGAGGCAGGCGATACTTCCTTCTTTTTACACTAAACAGCCACAGCAGAGCTAAGATTAGCCCTGCCAAGATCACTGTGGCAGAAAACTCCATaatgttgtattttgtatttttgtcctTCCTTATATACCTACTTTCTCTCTGTGATTGGCTTCTGTAGCTAGTTTATGTTTAACAGGGGTTTGGCTGGTTGGACACACATGACCAATGTGATGTTTTAATCTTGTGCACCTTAGCACACTTTTACCTTGTTAATGATGCTCATTGACAAAAAGATGTTGCAACATTTGATTTGAATAATAAAGTCAAAACATGTAAACCATCCTCATTTGACAGTCTACACTGCCCTCTACTGGAATCAAGATTTGGCCCACACACTGCtctggcacctgtttgaacatTTACACGCTGTCTGCAACAGCATACGTAACTATTATAAAATAGGTTCAGTTTCTAATACAAATCTGCTCTCTTACCAAACCAATCAACTCTGTGAAATGAATCCAAGCAATCCAATACTGTGCTTCACTCGTAGAAacataaaatatgtttacagTGAATGCTGTTAAAGTAGTAAATACTTATGATCTAAATTTGAAAGGAACATTTCACAAAAATCTTTGTCAGACTTTATTTggattgtttattttctttttcatatgaaaCTGGGTTTACCTGCTCAGCACTAAGGAGAAACATAGTGATTACAATTTAATGTTCAAGACTAGGTGTTTACATAAAAACATATGCTTTGTTGACAGGCCTAAAGTAATTTGTACTAGCTATTAGTTAACTTATAAGTGCAACACATACTGTTTATATTGCTTTTGCATTTGGTTTGGTTCCATTTTGAACCGAGTCAAGGAATCCGTCATAATGTGTCTATACCAAATTTTGAACTATGTATCAATTTAGAAAGCAGCAACAAGTTACCTGAAATTAGTAAATGcactattcattttttttttattaatttcaacACCATAAACAgagataatatattttttagattttacatcatttattttgaaaaaaattaaacccACTAGTCATGTCATACTGCAAACAATGAGCATGACATTTGTAATTATTGATAGAAAACAGTTGTATATTAACATAAAGCCCTAAAATAAAGACATGGTGCTTCAGCATCATGATGACAATGCAAAAACAAGCAGATATGAAGGTTGACTTCAAAGAATAAAGCaatgtgcttctggaagaaGATAGATATCCTTCAATTCTATACTAGAGGATGACTAGTTTTTCTTAAGTTAATGGGGATTCTATTGGAGCACTCTACAAGTAGTAATAACAGGCTGCTCTGATGGTATGCTTTGaccattttcaattcaattcaattcaattttcaattcaattttatttatacagccccaaatcacaacaacaatcacctcaagacgctttatattttaagacaGACCCAGCAATAATATATACATAGAAAAATCCAAAATTATATTGTGTTTTCAAATGATTAACTTTAGGTCTACCATGTCAGTACTTGTAAATGCTGTCAGTATTTACAGTATTGTCTTTAGCTTTGTCTGACATGACATAATGTTGCCTATGTGTTTACTTGGACATCCACTGGCTGTCTGGCACATAGGTCACTCAGTGTAACCTTTTTAAAGCTCCTCAATCATTAACATTTATTGATATTGTGACTGTTGGTGTTGTAATAGTGTGGTTACAATGAATATATTGATCCACTCTGGTGCAACAATTAACTGCTATTTGTTACAgttaaaattttgttttaaagatcTTTTTTGATTTCTTAGAAAAGCAAGGGTATGCATGAAGCTGTAATGCTTTTGCAGGTTATGTAGTATCTTTATTTTGAATCCACTGCATCCAGATATACATAAGGAATAAAGAGTACAGGCAAAGCAGGTTTCATACATGAGCTATGCAATACAGCAAAATTCCAACTGTCATCTATTAGATAACCTTTGTATTCTGTTACTTGTTTGTTTATACTCATTGCTAGTTAGTTTATGTTTGACAGAGAGTTGGCAGGAGCACCGCATTAGAGCACAGGTGAGCCATGTGATCTTCCTGTTCACCTTAGTACACCTATTTCTCATTTCATTGCCAAACAGCTATTACAACATTTGACCTGATTTCTATAatcaaaacatgtaaaacagcTCCGTCCTCTTCACCAAGATTGCACGTTAATGATTCACAGGAATGACTCAGGGCGTGGATATTCTTTATCATCAACTCTGAAAGACTTGTTGAAATTATTATATAAAACCTATGAGTAACTTTAtcgtgtttctgtgtttgtgttttgacaaaaaaaaaaaatgaaagaaacaaaaaaaacaaacaacaacaacaacaacaacaatttgtCAGTAAATTCACTATTTAGTTTAAAACACTACAGAAACTCTTAGAACTTAGATTCAGCACATTATTTGAAATCATGCCTTCCCAGCTAAAACCCCACATCTcacttatattattattatttcatgtcTTTTTTCTATATCACAGACATAACAGCAAAAATTTATTGCACATTCATTTAACTCTACTTTTAATTGTGCATTTAATGTTACTGCACCACATTAACGCAATGCAGCATGTTGTAGAGATCCATGTCAGTGATAGTGCTGCAAATGATGACAGACTGAGTGGCTCTCATTTTAACGTGCTGTAGCTATGATTTGATGACTTCGAGGTAAATTGGCAAAGCTGCTGTACTCTGGATCGAGGTCTACACTGTCAGGGCCTCCTTCACAGGAAAAGGTGAAATCCTGCAGCAGTGAGACTACGAAGATAAAAAGCTCCATACGAGCAAGAGACTCGCCAACACACGCTCTCTTCCCTGTAAagacacacaatcacaaatcaCTCTATGGTAACCAAAATTGCTTGTTCTTATTAATTTAGGCTttctaccttacaataataaGTGCCTTGAGGCCAGGTTAGCTGATTTATATAGAGCTACAGCTGAAAATTGTATAATTTATCAACTGTGTCAGGACTTTATGTACCTGCAGAGAATGGCATGAATGCAGGATTTTTCTTGAAGTTGCCGTTATGGTCCAGGAAGTGCTGGGGATTGAAGAACCTGGGAGTGGCCCAttgcttttcctctttcagcacagaGTGCAAGAAAGGAATAATTACAGTGTCCTGTTCAGAACAAATATGTTGTTAGTCTATTGATGCTTTTAATACTTTTGACATTAACCCCTGACATGATGCACAATGGACTTAATACTGACTGTAATACGTATAATGTCTTGGAATTAAGAATACCTTTGGGATTGTATAACCCCTGAAGGATATGTCATTCAGTGCATAGTGAGGTACGCTGAAGGGCACAATGTCAAGAAAACGTTGGACCTCATGGATGACAGCATCTGAAAATGGGAGGGACTTCCTGTCGTGCATCCTGGGACAACGATCTTTTCCAATTACAGTGTCAATCTCTTGCTGCATTTTCTCtggacaaagcaaaacaaaaactataacCGCTCTGATCTGTTTGTAATGACTGCTAAGTTttagattcacaaacagacttATCCCTAACTATAATATATTTAGGGCTAAAAGCAAGTTGGTAATACTTTTTTCTGTACACCTACCCTGTATTTTGGGGTATTTAATCAGCACACTGAGAGCATATCTCAGGGTGGAGCTGGTGGTCTCTGTTCCAGCAACAAACAGATTCAGTACAGTAGAAACCAAGTTGTCATAATTGAACTCACTTGAGGGATTGTCCTTTTCCTAAGGAGACAAATTAGGAATATTGTTGTCTCAACAGAAACCAAATTTAAAATACTCAAATGCCTTTTTAGCAGCACATAACAGACCAGCTCGAAATATAGTTTAAATAATTCCAACCTGTTTAATGCAAATACGGAAAAAAGAACGACACAATGCAAAGTGCCCTAAACAAAGCAACTGATCCTTCAGTTCTTTCCAACCTGATTAATTCTGATGAGGAAGCAGTCAATGTAGTCTCTGGGGGAGCTGGGGTCCAGTGTCTGTTTGTGCTCTTGGATTTTCCTCTCGATAAAATCTCTGGCCTCCTCTGCATGCCCAAAAATAGTTTGGTGGTAGCCAGGAAGATGCTCCATGAGCCGGGGAAAGATGTTGTACATCTTCAGGAgggaaaaacacagcagctttaTTTGTCTAAAGACGTATGAAAATATGCAATCAGTATTACTGAGTATTAATTCTTTAGACAACACACTTCGTGTCAGGGACCTGGATCTGAGCGACCCAGGGTCCATGAGCAGCTATGGACTGATATAATATATTATGTATGTTGGCTGCACTGTGCTGCTGTTCTTGTGTTCTCCATGCTTGTATGTATAGGCAAGtggatgtgtctgtgagtgagCACTGGGTTTCAggcaggcctggtgggtgtgtcCCGTCTGGAGACTGGCCACACCTAAAGCA comes from Astatotilapia calliptera chromosome 14, fAstCal1.2, whole genome shotgun sequence and encodes:
- the LOC113036181 gene encoding cytochrome P450 2G1-like gives rise to the protein MEFSATVILAGLILALLWLFSVKRRKYRLPPGPAPLPLLGNLPQIDKNVPFKSILKFSETYGPVMTLYMVWQRTVVLVGYDAVKEALVDQADDFTGRMPIPFLFKATKGYGLVISNGKRWRQLRRFTLTTLRDFGMGRKGMEEWIQEVSEHLRVHIRTFKGKPFDPQFLLSSTVSNVICCLVFGERFSFEDKQFLHLLTIITKIIRFNSTPLGQMYNIFPRLMEHLPGYHQTIFGHAEEARDFIERKIQEHKQTLDPSSPRDYIDCFLIRINQEKDNPSSEFNYDNLVSTVLNLFVAGTETTSSTLRYALSVLIKYPKIQEKMQQEIDTVIGKDRCPRMHDRKSLPFSDAVIHEVQRFLDIVPFSVPHYALNDISFRGYTIPKDTVIIPFLHSVLKEEKQWATPRFFNPQHFLDHNGNFKKNPAFMPFSAGKRACVGESLARMELFIFVVSLLQDFTFSCEGGPDSVDLDPEYSSFANLPRSHQIIATAR